Proteins encoded within one genomic window of Anopheles gambiae chromosome 3, idAnoGambNW_F1_1, whole genome shotgun sequence:
- the LOC1280209 gene encoding zwei Ig domain protein zig-8 → MAALRSQYGINIIFLFIVHLNHGITKSLQTFSEEQFLLELSDDRSSSPVTRPPIRNRTPPYLGNLHLGFHQHQQHHHHSETSENEIYDSVESNLRRTPLDRGPHFDLSASKNITALVGKTAYLNCRVKNIGNKTVSWVRHRDIHLLTVGRFTYTSDQRFQAVHNPQTDDWSLQIRYPQKRDTGVYECQISSTPPVGHSMFLAVVEPITTIVGVPDLYINTGSTVNLTCIVRNSPEPPSTIFWTHNNQEINYDSPRGGVSVITEKGEMTTSYLLIQRARTTDSGKYVCSPSNADPSTINVHILNGTVRPPYSLTASRAMTNTTVFARYWQHFRQYLSRLPLLGSPLKRLALPPSQWSLPLSLIMPSIASTAFFLKIHAWTNNCR, encoded by the exons GCATTACAAAGTCACTGCAAACCTTTTCGGAGGAACAGTTCCTGCTGGAGCTGAGTGACGATCGCAGCAGTTCACCGGTAACGCGTCCTCCGATACGCAACCGTACACCACCGTACCTTGGCAATCTGCACCTTGGCtttcaccagcaccagcagcaccaccatcactcaGAGACGAGCGAGAACGAAATTTACGACTCGGTCGAGAGTAATCTACGGCGGACGCCGCTCGACCGTGGGCCACACTTTGATTTGTCCGCCTCGAAGAACATTACAGCGCTGGTCGGGAAGACGGCCTATCTCAACTGCCGGGTGAAGAACATCGGTAACAAAACg GTGTCCTGGGTGCGGCATCGTGACATTCATCTGTTAACCGTAGGTAGATTCACCTATACGTCTGACCAACGTTTCCAGGCTGTACATAATCCCCAGACAGACGACTGGTCGCTACAA ATTAGATACCCCCAGAAGCGGGACACGGGCGTGTATGAGTGCCAGATCTCCTCTACGCCACCGGTCGGGCACTCAATGTTCCTCGCCGTCGTAG AGCCAATCACCACGATCGTTGGTGTGCCAGATCTGTACATCAACACGGGCTCGACTGTAAATTTAACCTGCATAGTGCGGAACTCGCCCGAGCCTCCTTCAACCATATTTTGGACCCATAACAATCAG gagaTCAACTACGATTCACCCCGGGGCGGTGTGTCGGTCATAACGGAGAAGGGTGAAATGACGACATCGTACCTGCTAATACAGCGCGCCCGTACCACCGACAGCGGGAAGTATGTCTGCTCCCCATCGAATGCCGATCCTTCCACGATCAACGTGCACATCCTGAATGGTACCGTGCGACCGCCCTACTCGCTAACCGCGTCCAGGGCAATGACAAATACGACAGTGTTCGCCCGATACTGGCAACATTTCAGACAGTATTTGTCAAGGCTAccattgt TGGGCTCCCCGCTCAAGCGGTTAGCATTGCCGCCCAGCCAGTGGAGTTTGCCGCTGAGTTTAATAATGCCCAGTATTGCATCAACAGCATTTTTCCTGAAAATCCACGCGTGGACCAACAACTgtcggtga